A genomic window from Populus alba chromosome 19, ASM523922v2, whole genome shotgun sequence includes:
- the LOC118028276 gene encoding CRIB domain-containing protein RIC4: protein MRDRMERLVLLPFTIGCVSESSVAIGVHQAKRAKTDTNLSASRTQEEDEESSSSTESTKNSLKLLAPSKPNVSTGFNKLVKGLKTFPQLFAYKEEMEELEVEMEIGLPTNVKHVTHIGWDDSPNTNPVQGWDNLISTDLLSLQSATSKQFELAIAAGQANSPLVRASSA, encoded by the exons ATGAGAGACAGAATGGAAAGGcttgttcttcttcctttcaCCATTGGTTGCGTCTCTGAGTCAAGTGTGGCCATAGGCGTGCACCAAGCTAAAAGAGCAAAGACAGACACTAACTTATCTGCatcaa GAACACAAGAAGAAGACGAGGAAAGCTCATCAAGCACAGAAAGTACGAAAAATTCGTTGAAGTTGCTTGCTCCTTCAAAGCCTAACGTATCCACTGGGTTTAATAAGCTAGTCAAGGGTTTGAAGACCTTTCCTCAGTTATTTG CGTACAAAGAAGAGATGGAAGAATTGGAAGTGGAAATGGAAATTGGGCTGCCAACAAATGTTAAGCATGTGACACACATAGGGTGGGATGACTCACCAAATACTAACCCCGTTCAGGGCTGGGACAACCTCATTTCCACCGATTTACTTTCCCTTCAATCTGCAACTTCGAAGCAGTTCGAGCTTGCCATAGCAGCAGGACAGGCTAATTCACCTCTTGTTAGGGCTTCCTCTGCTTAA